Proteins encoded by one window of Roseibium sp. Sym1:
- a CDS encoding TetR/AcrR family transcriptional regulator — protein MSKATGARQRIIAAARNSILEKGFGATSIDELIAEAEITKSGFFYHFKDKGELARVLLEEYIEEEEVLFDQIFDQGKDLADDPLQAFLISLKLLARMVEDLPTGHPGCLIATYCYQERLFDREVRDLNRKAVLAWRARFRATLDEIAERYPPKEEIDLDALADMVSTVLEGGIVMSKALAKPRVLSEQVLLFRNLLKAMFLPEAQLSRPAASA, from the coding sequence ATGAGCAAGGCGACCGGCGCCCGGCAGAGGATCATCGCAGCGGCCAGAAACTCCATCCTGGAAAAGGGGTTCGGAGCAACCTCCATCGACGAACTCATCGCCGAGGCGGAAATCACCAAGAGCGGCTTTTTTTACCATTTCAAGGACAAGGGAGAACTGGCCCGGGTGCTCCTGGAGGAATATATCGAAGAGGAAGAGGTTCTGTTCGATCAGATCTTCGACCAGGGAAAGGACCTTGCCGACGATCCGCTGCAGGCTTTTCTCATCAGCCTGAAGCTGCTTGCGCGCATGGTGGAAGATCTGCCGACCGGCCATCCCGGCTGCCTGATCGCGACCTATTGTTATCAGGAACGACTGTTCGACCGGGAGGTGCGCGACCTGAACCGGAAAGCTGTTCTTGCCTGGCGGGCCCGGTTCCGCGCGACGCTGGACGAAATCGCCGAGCGGTATCCGCCGAAGGAGGAAATCGACCTGGATGCCCTTGCCGACATGGTGTCGACGGTTCTGGAAGGCGGCATCGTCATGTCGAAGGCGCTTGCCAAGCCGCGCGTCCTGTCCGAGCAGGTGTTGCTGTTCCGCAATTTGCTGAAGGCGATGTTCCTGCCGGAAG